CACCGAGTCCCACAGTGGGAGAACTGGAggcactgggggacactgggaggagACTGGTTTGAATCAGAGGAAGGCAAGTCCTTCATGCAGCGGGGGAGCAACCTGTGTAACTCGCCGCCCCAGGCGCTGTGGTTCTTCGTGGCAGTGTCAGAACTGAACTAGTGTTTTCTGTCCTTCCTAGGATATTGACAGCACCCTGAACAGGTAAGAAACGGGCTCAGCGTCGCTCTCctcctgggcagaggtttggaaACCCTGCAGGAGCCTCAGCAGCAGTAGCCAAGAGGGGAAGTGGCTTTGCCCTGCAAAGTATTTGGATTTAATGTGATGTTATCAGGAACCAAAGCTGGTTGTATGGCTGGGGGTGGAGCAGCTCTGGGAGCAATAGCTGGAACCTGCAGTAGGCAAAAACttagcttttggggttttttttgccttatatTCTTTTCCAGCactaaattatttctattttgctCTATATTTGCTAAAAGAAGGGTTGGGCAAGTCACAGACAAACCGGCCTTCAAAAGCGCCAAGCGCCTGAATGCCGGGTGAGCTCAGTGCTGGGAAGTCGGCTTTGCGCCCCCCAGCATCTCTCCAGCCTCTCTCCCGGCCTGACAAAGACGAGGTTTCTGTGCTGGTAGCCAGGACGCAGTGAGGCCCAGGCTCTCATCTCTGCTCTGCACCCGCTGGGCTCCGGGGTGGCCAGTCTCTCCCTGTGGCTCAGCCTCCCTCTCCTGCCTTGTGCCATCCCACCAGGGAGAGAGGCTGCCCCGCTGCGTGAGCCGTGTCCAGCATGGGGGCGGCTGAGCGCCGCAGGACCCTGCGTGAGATGAGGAGAGTAATAGCTCAGCTGAATTTTGCAGGCAGACGTTTCCTCTTGCTATACGGGATTGTTCCCCGCTGTCTCCATCCTGGCCCCAGGTGCTGGCTCACTGCTGTGGTGAGGGCTCACCTCCACGTTGCTGTGTCTTCCTAGCTGCGAGACAGCGAAAGCCCCGATCCCGGAGCCGGTTTCCTTAGAGCTGCAGAGGAGAGTTTGCAGCCTCTCCAAGACGAGCAAGCTGGTCATGGGTGCCATGGCTGAATTCAAAGGTAAAGCAAAGAAGCAGTGAGCGATATCTTGCTGCACAGCCTGCGCCCAGGCCCCACGTGGGTTTGCCGCTGCCCCAGGGCACTGGGCCATGCTATCTTTAATGAACACGTTTGCTGAAGCTCATCTGCGAGCCGCCTGGTGCCCAGGGGGTTTAGGAGGGGGCTCTGCAGAAGCCACGAGCTGTGCCTCCTGCTTGTCTCCGCTGCACACACGTGTCcgtggcagagctgctcccgggAGCATCCTCGCGCTGTGGCCTCTGCCCAGGGCACGGGCTCATCGCACCGGCTCCAGGCAGGGCCGCAGCTCTGAGACAGGCTTTGCTGGAGCCTGGGGTGGGCGGCAGGAGGTGGGCAGTGGGGCCCAGATCAGGATTTCATCTCTGATGGCCTCAGTGCTCTAAGGGGAGCAGGAAAGAGGCTGCAAGAGGAAAGAGAACTCatccctccccctttccttcctctagtGAATCTGCTGAACAAGATGGATAGAGAAAAGGGTAAGTTTCTGGAGCTGGTGGGCACAAGCAAGGGAGAACAGCTTTCCTGAAATAAGTTTCCTCATGTCCAGAGGGTAGAGATAGGCTCACACCATGACATCTGAGTCCAGGTCCCTTCATTTTGACTAGGCCCACTATAAAAATGCAGGCCCATTCCCAAGCTGAGAAACCGCCAGAGACACCGTTCTCTAGCACTGCACAAgaccctctgccagggcagcgcTGGGCCCTCGGCTTCGCTGTCTCTCTGGAGAGTTTCTCTTCTTTCGCCGTGATTTGTAAGGGATTTAGTAGATAAACGCAGGTGGGTCCGTTCCTGTGGCCGGAGCAAGAGGGGCCCATAAGCATTTTGAGCTGGTTTTTAGGCACAGAAGGGAAATGCCTCTGCACGCGCTTGGGGGTGCCTTCGGGCCTGGGAGCACCACAGGGCTCGGAGCTGGTCGGAGCTGTTTGTGGTGAGGCTGGTCGCTGCCTTGTGGTTTCGTGGCCGAGGACCAGACTCGCAGGATGGCGTTCCTCAGTTTCCCCTAAGCCGCGGTCCCCGCCACGAGCAGAGGCCCCAGGAGGAGCGGGCTTAGCGGAGGGGCCGGGGTGGTGGTGCTGGGCGGTGACACCTCTGTGGCCTTGCGGGACGGCCGCAGGATGGCAGCAGAGCATCCTGCGTTAGCAGATGGCTCCGGCTTTGCAATGAGACTGCCTGGTTagcgggcagagcggggccttGGGAGCGGCTTCTCTCTTTGGTGGGCGCTTGTCCCTTGACAGCGGAGCAGGGCTTGGCCTGGCACCATCACACGTAACGCTTCCTCACTTCCCCCGGCGATAGGCTGTTCCCCTGCGGCCCTTCGGGTACCCctgtgcccagcctggctgggagTGCTGCAGCTCTGTTATGCTTAAGCCCAGCAATAACGGGGATGTTGGGAAGCAGAGGTTTGGCAAAGCGCAGTGTGTCGGCAGGAATTCAGAGCATCCTCCTCTGTGTCAAAGAGCCCCGGGGCGTGGGGACGCTGCTTGGCCCAGTCCTGCTCTGGGAAGTGTTGCTTCTGCCAAGCTTCGCCCGTGGTGGACGTGGGGCTGCAGCCTCTGGGTCCCTgcagggagggtggggagggtCCTGTGCCATGCGAGGGGGCTGCAtgtgctgcgtgcctgcttgcggGATGTCAGGAGAGGCACTGCTTTGCCTGTCGGCGGACGACGGACTGACGTTTCCCTCTGTCGTTCGTTAGTGAAGGTGACCCTGGACCCGGAGACGGCAAACCCTTACCTGGTCCTGTCGAAGGACGGCAAAACCGTGCGTCTTGGGGAAGGACAGCAAAAGCTCCCTGACACCCCCAAGAGATTCACAGGCAGCCCCAGCGTCCTGGGCTCCCAGGGGTTCACGGCAGGGAGGCATTACTgggagctggaggtgggggacggggacagctgGGCcgtgggggtggccgtggagtccGTGCAGAGGAAGGAAGCGCTCAGCCTCGCCATGGGAGGGATCTGGGCCGTGCGGCTGGACTGGGATCGCCAGTACATGGCGCTTACcatgccccccaccccactgGTCCTGCAAGAAGCGCCTCGGCAGATCAGGGTCCACCTGGACTACGAAGCCGGCGAAGTGACCTTCTACAACGTGGAAAACATGACACAGATCTTCCAGTTCAAGGCCTCCTTCACTGAGAAGGTCTTCCCATACTTTTGGCTCTGGTCAGCGGAATCCTATATCCGGCTGTGTGACTGATGGGGTCGGATGCCTCCTGGTCCCCTACCCGTGCCTTTGGTTAGCTGAGCGGGAGGGCTGCGTGGGGACGGCGCGGCGTCGCGTGGCAAACTCCCCTTCCGCTTGGGCTGCCTGGTGTccgcatgctgctgctgctcccgctgctgctcgtCTGCTGGAGCATTAAAGATGCGCTTGGCCTATCTGGGGGTGTCCGTGCTGGTATCCTGGCCAGATCTCACAGTGGCAGTTGTTGCTGAGGGCGCAGCCACACGGATAAGTAGGGGAACGGCAGGGAAGGTGCTCCAGCCCTGGTCCCCGATTGCCCACGCTGGTCTTTgacagctctgctggctgcttTTGGCTGCGTGTGGTGTGACGTGGGGACACGGCCGCCCTGCACCCTtgctccctggggctgggagTCGCGGGGGGATTTGGGTGAAGCCGCGGAGTTGCTAACGGTGCTGGTAGCTGCCTGCATGAAACCGCGTTGCAATGAAGGTGGTAAATTAAAGGGGCCCAGGGGAAACGGCGGCTGCGGAGCAGCGGGGACCTGGGGTGGTGTCAGCCTCGGGATTGAGGGGGGCGCGGGACCGGCAGCTCAGCGGTAGACAGGACGGCAGAGGACGCGAGTGCTGCCAGAGGCCATCGCGGCCCCTCTGCGTGAACGTGCCCTCGTGCGTTGCCATCAGCTCTGCGCGCAGGTCTGCTCCCCGGAGGAAGGAAAACATCCGGAGATGGGACAAAGCTGACCAGAGAGCCCCCGCGGCgtgggtcacagaatcacagaatcatttaggttggatgggacctctggagatcatctagtccaacctcccagctcaagcagggtcacctagagcatatttcccaggaccacatccagacaggttttgaatatctccagggaaggaaactctaccacctctctgggcaacctgttccaatgctctgtcaccctcacagtcaagaagttttttctcaggtttaggtggaacttcctgtggttcagtttgtgcccgttgcctcttgtcctgttgctgggcaccacggagaagaggctggcctcatcctcttgacactcccccttcagagacttgtacacgttgatgagatcccctctcaatcttctcttccccaggctgaacaggcccagctcttgcagcctttcttcctaggagaggtgctccagccctctaatcatcttggtagccctccgctggactttctccaggagtgccacgtctctcttgtcctggggagcccagaactggacccagcactccaggtgaggcctccccagggctgaggagaggggcaggatcacctccctccacctgctggcaacactctgcctcatgcaccccaggagaccattggccttctaggccacaagggcacactgctggctcagggtcaacttgttgtccaccagcactcccaggtccttctctgcagagctgctttccagcaggtcaacccccagcctgtcctggtgcatggggttattcctgcctaggtgcaggaccttgcacttgccttggttgaacttcatgaggtccccctccgcccaactctccaacctgtccaggtccctctgaatggcagcacagccttctggtcccTCAAGGCCGTGCGGCCgcttttcgttttttgttttctttctttgttttaaaccttTGAAGTTTCCAGCCTGGAATGGCCGTTTCCCACTCGTGGTTATACGCCGTGACTTTATATTTTTAGGCACCGGGCGGGTGTCGCTTCCCCGGGGGATGCTGCACCCTGTGGCGGGAGGGCGTTTCACCCCAAACAGGACGGGGTGAGAAGGTTTACGGGCCTTAAAACAACCCTTGTCgccgggaaaaaaaaaacggggggaaaaaaaaaaaggcacccggCCTTTTTTAGGGCTGCGACAAGAGTGAGGGGAGTAGTGTGAGTAACAGGCCCCCATGAGGGCGGCTTGACTGGAGGCGCCTCAGGGAGGCTGGGGACTACATTTCCCAGCATGCAACGCCGAGGCGGGCAACGCGTTCCACGCGTTGCCCGCCTCGGCGTTGCATGCTGGGAAATGTAGTCCTCTCCGCCGGCCACAAAGCAAGCCCCCCCCACCTATTCCTCGAGGCACCCCATTGGCCGCCCTCTCTGGCAAAGCCTATTGGCCGCAAGCGCTGTCAAGCAGCCCATGAGGGGAAGGAAGGCGATTCCCGGCGTTTCGATTGGTCGGAGGAAGGAGCGGGCGGggtagaactaaaaaaaaaaccccacccacccaccaaagccctgaggagACGCTGGTTCTGATTGGCGGAGAGGGAGTTTGGCGCCAGCTTCGGAGCgggggcggagcgggcgggcggcgcgcgcgcgccgggcgACGGGTGGCGGCGGGGGTCAAAGCGGCGCGGGTTGttaggggggcgggggggggaggttgcTGACAGGAGGAAGGAGTCGGCTCGCCGCCATGCACCGTGCGCCGGGGGGCtcgcaccgccgccgcctcctgctgctctccccggcgccgcccgccgcctccgccgtcGTCAAGTCCCTCTTTCCCGCCGAGCTCTCGCCGGTCTCCGACCTCCGCCTCaccatggagcagctgggacgCGGGTCAGTCCGGCcgcaaccgcccccccccccaaaaggagggAGGCCTCGAGggcccctttctgcctccccccccccaaaaggagggAGGCCTCGAGggcccctttctgcctccccccccaaaaaggagGGAGGCCTCGAGggcccctttctgcctccccccccccaaaaggagggAGGCCTCGAGggcccctttctgcctcccccccccaaaaggagggAGGCCTCGAAGGCCCCtttctgccttccccccccccccccaaaaaaaggagggaggcctCGAGggcccctttctgcctccccccccccaaaaggagggAGGCCTCGAGggcccctttctgcctccccccccccccaaaaggagggAGGCCTCGAGggcccctttctgcctcccccccccccaaaaggagggAGGCCTCGAGggcccctttctgcctcccccccccaaaaggagggAGGCCTCGAGggcccctttctgcctcccccccccccaaaaggagggAGGCCTCGAGggcccctttctgcctcccccccccccaaaaggagggAGGCCTCGAGggcccctttctgcctccccccccccaaaaggagggAGGCCTCGAGGGCCCCtttctgccttccccccccccaaaaggagggAGGCCTCGAGGGCCCCtttctgccttccccccccccccaaaaaaaggagggaggcctCGAGggcccctttctgcctccccccccccaaacggaGGGAGGCCTCGAGggcccctttctgcctccccccccccaaaaggagggAGGCCTCGAAggcccctttctgcctccccccccccaaaaggagggAGGCCTCGAGGGCCCCtttctgccttccccccccccccccaaaaaaaggagggaggcctCGAGggcccctttctgcctccccccccccaaacggaGGGAGGCCTCGAGggcccctttctgcctccccccccccaaaaggagggAGGCCTCGAAggcccctttctgcctccccgcccccccccaaacggTGGGAGGCCTCGAGggcccctcttcccccttccctccctgtccCGTTTCCCGCTGGGGTTCCTGCCGCGCAGCTCTCctcccccgccgcgtccccccttTCCGCCCCAGCCCGCGGcagcgccccgtccctgcccacGTGCTTCCCGGCGGCCCGGGGTCACACCGTGCGTCTGCCCTgcgcggccccgggctgccgcctCTGCCCCCACCCCGCAgcgcctgcctctccctcccggcGGGCAGCTCTCCTCTCGCTCCcgccgctgcctgcctcccgcgaCCCTgcggccgcccctcgccccccgccTGGCCGCAGGCCTCGCGGCTCTGCCGGCCTGCTCTCcctgctccgctcccctcccAGCGCCCGCTGCCCCGGTGCCCTGTCCGGTTCTGCTGTTTCCAGGCTCTAACGTCTCTCCTTGTTCCTACAGCAACCTCTGCAGTTTCCCTTACAGGGCTCCTGTCTTGCCCTGGCCTACTGTCCGGTCCTGACAGCCCTCCTCGTGTTTGTCCTTTACCTCCTGTTTTTATAGCATTCTCCTCTCTGTAATCACTCGCTTCGTGGCCCTTCCCTCCTTCGGATTCCTGGAATTCCTGCAAACAATTCGCAGCGCGCTCCTGCACGCTCGCTGTTTTATCCTTAGAGTTTGTAGGCTGGC
This genomic interval from Struthio camelus isolate bStrCam1 chromosome 2, bStrCam1.hap1, whole genome shotgun sequence contains the following:
- the LOC104150099 gene encoding E3 ubiquitin-protein ligase TRIM7-like: MLQSNLLFLQKEKEDFNPEGEKKSDELMGMVASEREKLQAGFQELQQFLQEQEGVLLAQLDEVHSRLAEGRSEYLSSVSARRSLLDTLVAKIEKKRGQTDIEFLMDIDSTLNSCETAKAPIPEPVSLELQRRVCSLSKTSKLVMGAMAEFKVNLLNKMDREKVKVTLDPETANPYLVLSKDGKTVRLGEGQQKLPDTPKRFTGSPSVLGSQGFTAGRHYWELEVGDGDSWAVGVAVESVQRKEALSLAMGGIWAVRLDWDRQYMALTMPPTPLVLQEAPRQIRVHLDYEAGEVTFYNVENMTQIFQFKASFTEKVFPYFWLWSAESYIRLCD